The DNA window TCGTCTCGCAGCAAACCGTGGCGGGCCTCCGAGATCCTCGGGCGCTATCCCCTTCCCTTTACGGACAAGGCACACCGCTGGAGTGCCCGCAACGTGGTTGCGAAAGTATTCGAGGGACGCTGGAAAACCCTCCCCGACTTCGCCGAACTCGATCCGGTCTCGGAGGAAAAGGAACCGGGGCTGATCAGCCTGCGCCACGCCGGCGGAAGGAGCGAAGACTTCGCCGTCGTTTGGGAAGGAGAATTCGAGTCTCCCGACGAGTTCGACAACCTCTTCTGGCTGTCATCGGTCGGCGAGGCCCGGTTGACGGTCAACGGTCGCGAGGCCGCCCATCTCAAAGGCCAAGCCGATGACTTTCGGACGACCGTTGTCCGGCTCAAGGTGAACAAGGGCATGAACCGGTTCCGCCTTGAGTACGCCCAGCATGAACCCGGAGGAGGCATCGCTCTCTCGCGCGCCGGAGGCGGCCTTGGCGGCGAACATGCGTTTACCGATGTGACACGCGGCTCAGGTGCCCAGGAGTATCCGGACATCCTGTTGTCTCCGGAGAACGGCAAGGCCGCCCTCTATCGCAATACCATCAAAGGTGTCAGCCCGCGCGCGATCGGAATCGGTCTGGCAGGTGGAGTAAATTACGCGTTCAGCGCGTCCACGGCCGCACTCGAACGGGTCTGGACCGGCAAGTTCATGAATGCGGGCCGCCACTGGACGATGCGCGGCGCCGGTGAGGAACCGCCGGCCGGTGAGAACATCGTCACCCTGTTCAATGGCCCGTCCGTCACACTGCTCGCCAACCCGGACGACGCGTGGCCTGCAGCGTTTCTGGACGGCTCTTTCCGATTCGTCGGCTACGACCTCGACGATTCGAACCGGCCGACGTTCCGCTACGAGGCGTTCGGCTATGGATTCGTCGACCAAACAATCCAGAGCCCGACAGCTCCGGCGCTTGAGCGTCGAATCGAAGTCACCCCACCGGCGGACAAGTCCGATCCCCCACCTTGGCTGCGGCTCGCCACCGGTACGACGGCGACGGAAGCACCCAACCGTTTCACCCTCGGGGACGGACTTGAGATCCGGATCGATGGCCCTGTGCCTCCGGCACTCCATGGCGGCACACTGATGTTTCCGCTGAAGCTGCCAGCAGAGACCTCCCGCTTCACGATTGAATACCGCTGGATCCAGCCATGACCCTCCCCGCCATTTCGAAACTCATCTTCCTCGCAGCGGCAGCGCTGATTGTCCCGCTTCCGGCAGCCGAGGAGTTCTACACCCGGGAGTCGATTCCGCTACCCGGCGACAGCGTGCCGGAGGTCGGCAGCATCGCACTGCTTCCCGACCAACGTCTCGCCATTTCCACAAGGCGTGGCGAGATCTGGATTGCCGAAGGTGCCTTTGCCGATGACCTGTCGAAAGTCCGATGGACCCGCTTCGCCTACGGACTGGAAAGCTCCTTCGGGATGTTCTGGAAGGATGGATGGCTGTATGTCACCCAGCGCACGGATCTGAGCCGCCTCCAGGATCGCGACGGTGACGGCGAGGCGGACCGCTTCGAAGTCATCAGCCAGGACTGGGGATTCGAC is part of the Haloferula helveola genome and encodes:
- a CDS encoding cytochrome c; this encodes MTRVLPLLLVPILPSAAAEPSGKELYTTYCSACHGADGKGAAGQPFPPLARSNWVQGDGARMTAVILHGLEGPIPVSGKPYNLLMPPQGAVLNDAQIASISTFVRSNWGNREKAVNEAFVASIRAETSSRSKPWRASEILGRYPLPFTDKAHRWSARNVVAKVFEGRWKTLPDFAELDPVSEEKEPGLISLRHAGGRSEDFAVVWEGEFESPDEFDNLFWLSSVGEARLTVNGREAAHLKGQADDFRTTVVRLKVNKGMNRFRLEYAQHEPGGGIALSRAGGGLGGEHAFTDVTRGSGAQEYPDILLSPENGKAALYRNTIKGVSPRAIGIGLAGGVNYAFSASTAALERVWTGKFMNAGRHWTMRGAGEEPPAGENIVTLFNGPSVTLLANPDDAWPAAFLDGSFRFVGYDLDDSNRPTFRYEAFGYGFVDQTIQSPTAPALERRIEVTPPADKSDPPPWLRLATGTTATEAPNRFTLGDGLEIRIDGPVPPALHGGTLMFPLKLPAETSRFTIEYRWIQP